The sequence below is a genomic window from Streptomyces sp. B21-105.
TAGTACCCGGTGTGCTGGGCCGCGGGCTGCAGGGCCTGGTCGAAGTTGCGGTACATCTTCGTCAGCCCCGGCGTCTCCTTGAAGAAGAGGACGTCGTCGCTGGTGCGCCACAGGTCGCCGTAGCCGGTCGCCCAGTTCCAGGGCAGTCCGGTGCCCCACTCGCAGAAGGACAGCACCAGCTTGCGGCCGGTGACGGCCGACGCGGCGGTGTTCGCGGCGGAGATCGCCTTGTACGTGGCCTCCTGGTTCAGGCCCTCCACCCGGCCGCCGCAGAAGTCGAGCTTGACGTAGTCGAAGCCCCAGCGCTGGAACGTCTCCAGGTCCTGCTGGTAGTGGCCCTCCATGCCGGTGTCGGGGGCGGCGGGGCGGGTGGTGGGGAAGTAGAAGCCGCAGCCCTGCTTGCCCGCGTCGGTGTAGATGCCGGCCTTCAGGCCCTTGCTGTGGATGTAGTCGGCGATCGCCTTCATCCCGCCGGGCCACAGGTTCTCGTCCACGACGATGTTGCCGTTCGCGTCGCGGGCGCCCTGCCACCAGCCGTCGTCGAGGTTGACGTACTTGTATCCGGCGGCGGCCATGCCGGAGGAGACCAGTGCGTCGGCCTGCTGCTTGATCGCGTTGTGGTCGATGCTGCTGAAGAACGAGTTCCAGGACGCCCAGCCCATCGGCGGGGGTGTCACGTCGATCTGGCTGGTGCTCACAGCGACCGGTTCGGCGGGCAGGGGCGCCGGCTGCTCCTGCGGGTCGAGGGTCGCCAGACCCGCGACGACGAGTCCGACGGCGAGGGTTCGGGCGGTGACGCGTCTGACCCATTGCCGGGCAGCGGTGGCGGACATGCGGATCTCCAGAGAGGGGGAGGGGGGACGAGTACTCACCGGCCGTGGAACGTCAGCGGACGGGGGGAAGGTCGCGCAGGAGTCGGCCCTCCAGGGAAGACGTGTGAGCGGGCAGGAAGCCCTGTGTCCGGTATTTCGGACGACATTCGGTGATCCGGTGATCCGGTGATCTGGTGATTCGGTCAGAAGGTAGAGGTGGAGCAACGGTGGGTCAATGGTTCTGTCGCTTCACGTTGGATTTTGTGTGACTTCCGGATGCGACTCTCCGGCGTGACGGCTCTCGGTGCCGCTCGGTCGCCGGTCCGCCTGTCACCGCTCATATCCGCACACCGGTGAAAACACATAACGACATAATCCTTGACGGACCATCAGTAAGTCCCTACCTTGCTGATTGTGGGAACGTTCCCATACTCGCGGTTCCGAGCCGTTCCTAATTTGTCAGGTGCATGCCTTGAATGGCTGTGGAGGCCGCCCGCTCATCGCTCGCCGGGTCCGGGAAGAGGGCCCCTGGGAAGGGAGAAGGCGTGTTCCTCGGACGCTCGTCGTGGCAACGGCCCAGGAGCCGACGGTTCGTCATGCGCGCCGCGCTGACCGCCGTCGTCGCGGTCCTGCCGATCGTTCCACTGCCCGGCACGGAGGTGAGCGCCTCGGCGGCGACCCCCGTCCATGTCTACATCGCGGGAGACTCCACCGCCTCCACCTACGTGTCCTCGCTCGCCCCCCGGGCCGGCTGGGGCCAGGCGCTGCCGGTGTTCCTCACCTCCCGGGCCGCGGCGGTGAACGTGGCCAAGTCAGGGGCCAGTTCGAAGAGTTTCGTCGATCTGGGCCGACTCGACCACATTCTGGCGCTGATCAAGCAGGGTGACCTGCTGCTCATCTCGTTCGGGCACAACGACGAGAAGGCCGACGACCCGACCCGCCACACCGAGCCGTCGACGACGTACAAGCGGTATCTCTCCCAGTACATCGACAGGAGCCGGGCCAAGGGAGCGGTCCCGGTGCTGGTCACGCCCGTCGAGCGGCGCCACTTCAACGGCGCGGGCGTCATCTCCCCGTCGCACGGCGCCTATCCGGCCGCGATGCGCGAGCTCGCCGCGGCCAAGGGCGTACCGCTGATCGACCTGACCGCCTCCAGCACGGCGCTCTGGAACCGCGCAGGCGTGGAGGGAACGAAGAAGCACTTCATGATCCTCAAGGCCGGGCAGTACCCCAACTACCCCAACGGCAGCCAGGACAACACGCACTTCCAGGCACTCGGTGCGATCGAGGTCGCCCGACTCGTCGCCACCGGCCTGCGCAACCAGGGGATCCTCCCGTCCGCCGATTTTCAGCGGCTCACCGACACCATCCCGACCAGTGCGGTCGTGTGGCCCAGGACCGCGCCGTACTGAGGGCCGCCGGCCTCTCTCCACCCGTCGACCACTGTCTACCCGCCGGTCTCTCCCCATCCGCCGGTCATCTCTCCACCCGCTGCCGCCGGCAGATCCGCTGAAGTTCGACGAAAGGGCACACATGCACCCGCTCGGTACACGCAGGACCTTGGTGGTAGCCGGCGTCGTCGCCGTCCTACCCCTGGCCGGCCTCGGGGTGACCACCCCGGCGAGTGCCGCCACCACGATCACGGTGGCCAGTGACGGCTCCGGGAACTACACCACCGTCCAGGCGGCGATCGCGGCAGCCCCGTCCGGAGCGATCATCAAGATCAAGCCGGGCACCTACCGCGGCCAGGTGTCCATCCCGGCGAGCAAGCCCGGCATCGTCCTGCAAGGCACGTCCGGGACCTCCACCGACGTGGTGATCACCGGAAACGCCCCCGCGTCCACGGCCGGTACCGCGGGCAGCGCGACCGTACTCAACATGGCCAAGAACACCACGGTCACCGGCGTGACCATCGCCAACACGTACGACCGGCACGACAGCCAGGCACTGGCCCTGTACGCCGGCGGTGACCGGCAGGTCTACCGCAACGTGCGCCTGCTCGGCTACCAGGACACCTTCCTGTCCTGGGGCGGCACGGGAAGCGCGCAGGTCCGTCAGTACGTCTACAAGAGCTACATCGAAGGCGCCGTCGACTTCATCTACGGCAACGGCGCCCTGGTCGTCGACTCCACGACCATCCGCTCACTGGACCGCGGCAGCAGCAACAACGGCTACATCACCGCCGCGGCCACCAACGCCGCCAACCGGTACGGCATCCTGATCACCCGGTCGACGCTGGTGAGCTCGGCCGCGGCGCGGACCGTCGCCCTGGGACGCTGCTGGCACGCCGGCGGGGCGGCCGACGCGGTCGGTCAGGTACTGGTCCGCGACTCGACGCTGGGGGCCCACACGCGCCAGACCGGAGCCTGGCAGGACATGGGCGGCTTCTCCTGGAAGACCTGCCGGTTCAGCGAGTTCAACAACAGGGGCCCCGGCGTCAGCACCGGCACCACGGACCGTCCGCAGATCAGCGCCGCGACCGCGGCGAACTACACCTCGCAGAAGTACCTGGCCGGAAGCGACGGCTGGAACCCAGTGCAGTAGCCCGTCGCCGTCGCCGTCGCCGGGGGTGGGGGCGGGACGCAGGGCGGGCGTGGCCGCCTCGTCCCGTTCCCGCGGAGCGCCCAGGTCCGCGCCGTGGCCGCCGGCCGGTGGGGAGGCGGGAAGGACGCCATCCGCTTCTCGCGGATCCTGATTGCGCGGTGCGCGACCGTCTCCGGCCGCTTCTCCGCGTCTCTGTCGCGACCTTCCCGCCCCTTCCAGGACACCACGGGGACCACCCGGCCGCCAGGTCCGACCGGCCCCGATCCCGGGGAGACCGGAGATTCGTTCCTGAACGAGGTCCGCACCCGCCCACCGTCACCCACGACAGCGGCGGGACACCGAGAAAGGTGGGCCGACCGGTGGGTACGGCCGCCCCGGCTCCGTGTAGGCAGCCTCGGACCCCGGCTCGGCAGCCCCGGACCCCGGCTCGGCAGCCCCGGACCCCGGCCCGGTCGCGCCGGCCACAGGCGCACCCTGCCGCCACCGCGCCGACTGCCCCGGTGGCGGACCTGCCACCGACGGTGTGAACGTGGTATTCAACCGCCCGGAGAGGCAGTGATGACGGCAATCCGGTTCCGCGACGTGCGCGCACCCGCGCTGAGGGACGTCGACGCGGTGGTGTGCGACGTCCGCGGGGACGGCCGCCCGGCGTCGCGGCACGGGAGCGAGCCGCGCACCGACGCGGAGGCACGACGGTGACGGGCCGGATGTGGGAGTACCACGGCTACGACCCGGCCCAGGAGCGGCTGCGGGAGTCGTTGTGCACGCTGGGCAACGGCTACTTCGCCACCCGTGGGGCGCTCCCGGAGTGCACCGCTGACGACGTGCACTATCCGGGCACCTACGTGGCGGGCTGCTATGACCGGCTCACCACGGACGTAGCGGGGCGCCGGGTGGAGAACGAGGACATGGTCAACGTCCCGAACTGGCTGCCGCTCCGGTTCCGCCTCGCGGGCGGGCAGTGGCTGACCCCCGACACGGCCCCGGTGCTCGACCACGCGCTGGTGCTCCACCCCGCCACCGGGCTCCTGGAGCGCCGGACACGGTACGGGCTCGGCGACGGGCGGGCGCTGGCGGTGCGGCAGCAGCGCCTCGTGCACATGGCCGACCCTCATCTGGCCGCCCTGCGCACCGAGTTCACGGCCGAGGGCGTCACCGGTGACCTCGAGGTGGAGTCGGCTCTGGACGGTGGCGTCACCAACGCGGGGGTCCCGCGCTACCGGGACCTGGACGGCCGTCACCTCACCCGGGTGCGCACCGGGTCCGTCGAGCCGGACACGGTCTGGCTGTGCTGCCGTACCCGCACGTCCGACGTCCGGATCGGCATGGCGGCCCGACTGAGTGCCGCGTCGCCGGTCGCCGACCGGCACGAGGGGTCGCGTGTCGGGGGGCGAGTGCGTCTGGGGCTGCGGCCGGGCCGGACCGTCACCGTCGACAAGAGC
It includes:
- a CDS encoding pectinesterase family protein → MVAGVVAVLPLAGLGVTTPASAATTITVASDGSGNYTTVQAAIAAAPSGAIIKIKPGTYRGQVSIPASKPGIVLQGTSGTSTDVVITGNAPASTAGTAGSATVLNMAKNTTVTGVTIANTYDRHDSQALALYAGGDRQVYRNVRLLGYQDTFLSWGGTGSAQVRQYVYKSYIEGAVDFIYGNGALVVDSTTIRSLDRGSSNNGYITAAATNAANRYGILITRSTLVSSAAARTVALGRCWHAGGAADAVGQVLVRDSTLGAHTRQTGAWQDMGGFSWKTCRFSEFNNRGPGVSTGTTDRPQISAATAANYTSQKYLAGSDGWNPVQ
- a CDS encoding rhamnogalacturonan acetylesterase; the encoded protein is MRAALTAVVAVLPIVPLPGTEVSASAATPVHVYIAGDSTASTYVSSLAPRAGWGQALPVFLTSRAAAVNVAKSGASSKSFVDLGRLDHILALIKQGDLLLISFGHNDEKADDPTRHTEPSTTYKRYLSQYIDRSRAKGAVPVLVTPVERRHFNGAGVISPSHGAYPAAMRELAAAKGVPLIDLTASSTALWNRAGVEGTKKHFMILKAGQYPNYPNGSQDNTHFQALGAIEVARLVATGLRNQGILPSADFQRLTDTIPTSAVVWPRTAPY